One Saccharopolyspora erythraea NRRL 2338 genomic region harbors:
- a CDS encoding DUF1365 domain-containing protein — MTAPALYDVIVTHTRHVDRTTTFRHRLYTWLVDLDALPRQPWWLRPFAGFHARDHLGSPHRSIRENVDAWLALHGVDLRGGKVLMLAHARVLGHVFNPLTVYWCHDSGGELACVLAEVHNTYGERHCYLLRPDSTGGASVDKRFYVSPFLPERGRYAMRFDLTGERVRVRVQLRDDDDRPLLTAVLAGRRRPANRRELLQLALRRPLVPQRVSVLIRRHGIALWLRRIPVVPRRPHVHQEGIR; from the coding sequence ATGACGGCACCCGCGCTCTACGACGTGATCGTCACCCACACCCGGCACGTCGACCGCACCACGACGTTCCGCCACCGGCTCTACACCTGGCTGGTCGATCTCGACGCGCTGCCGCGCCAACCCTGGTGGCTGCGGCCCTTCGCCGGGTTCCACGCCCGCGACCACCTCGGCTCACCGCACCGCTCGATCCGCGAGAACGTCGACGCCTGGCTCGCGCTGCACGGCGTCGACCTGCGCGGCGGGAAGGTGCTGATGCTGGCCCACGCCCGCGTGCTGGGCCACGTGTTCAACCCCCTCACCGTGTACTGGTGCCACGACAGCGGCGGCGAACTCGCCTGCGTCCTCGCCGAGGTGCACAACACCTACGGCGAACGGCACTGCTACCTGCTGCGTCCCGACTCCACCGGCGGCGCGAGCGTGGACAAGCGGTTCTACGTCTCCCCGTTCCTCCCCGAACGCGGCCGGTACGCGATGCGCTTCGACCTGACCGGTGAACGCGTGCGGGTCCGGGTGCAGCTCCGCGACGACGACGACCGACCGCTGCTGACGGCCGTGCTGGCCGGGCGCAGGCGACCGGCGAACCGCCGGGAGCTGCTGCAGCTTGCGCTCCGGCGTCCGCTGGTGCCCCAGCGGGTGTCGGTGCTGATCCGGCGGCACGGCATCGCCCTGTGGCTGCGGCGGATCCCAGTCGTCCCCCGACGTCCGCACGTGCACCAGGAAGGCATCAGATGA
- a CDS encoding acyl-CoA desaturase, translating into MSAPTPDAPKPLLAGRRRLAPHISVYVFIVVPLLALVAAVPLAWGWGLLHWWDLALAGGWYVVTILGVTIGFHRYFTHGAFRAKRWLRITLAVVGSMAVQGPILHWVSDHRRHHAFADREGDPHSPWAFGSTPLALARGFWHAHMGWVFERDLTNQQRFVPDLLADRDIRTVHRLFGPLTIATLLLPALMGLLIAGTWWGALTAFFWAGLVRVAFLHHVTWSVNSICHLVGERPFRSRDKAANFWPLALLSMGESWHNLHHADPTCARHGVQRGQIDISARLIWVFEKLGWVSHVRWPTPRRLARLASSG; encoded by the coding sequence ATGAGCGCTCCGACGCCCGACGCCCCGAAACCGCTGCTGGCAGGCCGGCGTCGGCTGGCTCCGCACATCTCGGTCTACGTGTTCATCGTCGTGCCGCTGCTGGCCCTGGTCGCCGCCGTGCCGCTGGCCTGGGGATGGGGTCTGCTGCACTGGTGGGACCTCGCACTGGCCGGCGGCTGGTACGTGGTGACGATCCTCGGCGTCACGATCGGCTTCCACCGCTACTTCACCCACGGCGCCTTCCGCGCCAAGCGCTGGCTGCGGATCACGCTCGCCGTCGTGGGCAGCATGGCGGTGCAGGGCCCGATCCTGCACTGGGTGTCCGACCACCGCCGCCACCACGCCTTCGCCGACCGGGAGGGCGACCCGCACTCGCCGTGGGCGTTCGGCTCGACACCGCTGGCGCTGGCCCGCGGCTTCTGGCACGCCCACATGGGCTGGGTCTTCGAGCGCGACCTGACCAACCAGCAGCGTTTCGTCCCCGACCTGCTCGCCGACCGCGACATCCGGACCGTGCACCGGCTGTTCGGTCCGCTCACCATCGCCACGCTGCTGCTGCCCGCGCTGATGGGCCTGCTCATCGCGGGCACCTGGTGGGGCGCGCTCACCGCGTTCTTCTGGGCCGGGCTGGTGCGGGTCGCCTTCCTGCACCACGTGACCTGGTCGGTGAACTCGATCTGCCACCTGGTCGGCGAGCGGCCGTTCCGCAGCCGGGACAAGGCCGCGAACTTCTGGCCGCTGGCGTTGCTGAGCATGGGCGAGTCCTGGCACAACCTGCACCACGCCGACCCGACCTGCGCCCGGCACGGCGTCCAGCGCGGCCAGATCGACATCTCGGCGCGGCTCATCTGGGTCTTCGAGAAGCTCGGCTGGGTCAGCCACGTCCGGTGGCCTACGCCCCGGAGACTGGCCCGGCTCGCCTCGAGCGGCTGA
- the aceB gene encoding malate synthase A, giving the protein MSQTTAEGVQVLGGTVERGDEILTKEALEFVAGLQRAFGARRDELLERRKQRRAEAARAGRLDFLEETREIREGDWKVAEPPAGIRDRRVEITGPTDRKMSINALNSGARIWLADLEDANTPHWANVVGGQVNLYDVIRKQVELTTPEGKQYKLRDDVQHAVPLVRPRGWHFDEKHVLVDGKPVVGALLDFGLYFFHNAKESIERGTGPFFYLPKMESHLEARLWNDVFTKAQADLGVPHGSIRATVLIETFPAAFEMEEILYELRDHSAGLNAGRWDYLFSVIKTFRESDSYILPDRNSVTMTAPFMRAYTELLVRTCHKRGAFAIGGMAAFIPNKKDPEANEKAMQKVHDDKKREAGDGFDGSWVAHPGLVEICFEEFDAVLGDRPNQIDNVREDVQITADQLLDVASTPGEKTIEGLRAAVDVGVRYIVSWLGGNGAAAIHNLMEDAATAEISRSQIWQWLHTGVVLAGGQQVTKDLVREVLADTEKQLRSEEGFPVDDLGRAVELFEQVAVADEFVDFLTLPAYEQID; this is encoded by the coding sequence ATGTCCCAAACCACGGCAGAGGGCGTCCAGGTGCTCGGAGGCACGGTCGAGCGCGGGGACGAGATCCTCACCAAGGAGGCTCTCGAGTTCGTCGCCGGACTGCAGCGCGCTTTCGGCGCGCGCCGCGACGAGCTGCTGGAACGCCGCAAGCAGCGTCGTGCCGAGGCCGCTCGCGCGGGCCGTCTCGACTTCCTGGAGGAGACCCGCGAGATCCGCGAGGGCGACTGGAAGGTCGCCGAGCCCCCGGCGGGCATCCGCGACCGCCGCGTCGAGATCACCGGTCCCACCGACCGCAAGATGTCGATCAACGCGCTGAACTCGGGCGCGCGCATCTGGCTGGCCGACCTGGAGGACGCCAACACCCCGCACTGGGCCAACGTCGTCGGCGGCCAGGTCAACCTCTACGACGTCATCCGCAAGCAGGTCGAGCTGACCACGCCGGAGGGCAAGCAGTACAAGCTGCGCGACGACGTGCAGCACGCGGTGCCGCTGGTCCGCCCGCGCGGCTGGCACTTCGACGAGAAGCATGTGCTGGTCGACGGCAAGCCGGTCGTGGGCGCGCTGCTGGACTTCGGCCTGTACTTCTTCCACAACGCCAAGGAGTCCATCGAGCGGGGCACCGGGCCGTTCTTCTACCTGCCGAAGATGGAGAGCCACCTCGAGGCCCGGCTGTGGAACGACGTGTTCACCAAGGCCCAGGCCGACCTCGGCGTCCCGCACGGCTCGATCCGCGCCACGGTGCTGATCGAGACCTTCCCGGCCGCGTTCGAGATGGAGGAGATCCTCTACGAGCTGCGCGACCACTCCGCGGGCCTCAACGCAGGCCGCTGGGACTACCTGTTCAGCGTCATCAAGACCTTCCGCGAGTCCGACTCCTACATCCTGCCGGACCGCAACTCGGTCACGATGACCGCGCCGTTCATGCGCGCCTACACCGAGCTGCTGGTTCGCACCTGCCACAAGCGGGGCGCGTTCGCCATCGGCGGCATGGCGGCCTTCATCCCCAACAAGAAGGACCCCGAGGCCAACGAGAAGGCCATGCAGAAGGTCCACGACGACAAGAAGCGCGAGGCCGGTGACGGCTTCGACGGTTCCTGGGTCGCCCACCCGGGCCTGGTGGAGATCTGCTTCGAGGAGTTCGACGCGGTGCTGGGCGACAGGCCCAACCAGATCGACAACGTCCGCGAGGACGTCCAGATCACCGCCGACCAGCTGCTCGACGTGGCCTCCACCCCGGGTGAGAAGACCATCGAGGGCCTGCGCGCGGCGGTGGACGTCGGCGTCCGCTACATCGTGTCCTGGCTGGGCGGCAACGGTGCCGCGGCGATCCACAACCTGATGGAGGACGCCGCGACCGCCGAGATCTCCCGCTCGCAGATCTGGCAGTGGCTGCACACCGGCGTCGTGCTCGCCGGCGGCCAGCAGGTCACCAAGGACCTGGTCAGGGAGGTCCTCGCCGACACCGAGAAGCAGCTGCGCTCGGAGGAGGGTTTCCCGGTCGACGACCTCGGCCGGGCCGTCGAGCTGTTCGAGCAGGTCGCGGTGGCCGACGAGTTCGTCGACTTCCTGACGCTGCCCGCCTACGAGCAGATCGACTGA
- a CDS encoding class I SAM-dependent methyltransferase, which translates to MITTTPSAVTPLWDSVAAAPHSPSRARAAEALFRRAASRLPVRVVFADGTRLGAGDSGSPLMRVLDARSFFHRLGAHANVGFGESYMAGEWSSSEPADLLTPFAQRLPALVPRPLQALRRWVQARRPELERNTRAGARRNIRQHYDLSNDFFALFLDETMTYSSALFRPDTTDLADAQRHKIDRALDVAGVHAGTRLLEIGTGWGSLALRAAERGARVTSLTLSAEQRKLARQRIAAAGLADRVEVHLRDYREEDGRYDAVVSVEMVEAVGSEYWPRYFRAIDELLVPGGRASLQAITMPHDRMLATRRSHNWIHKYIFPGGELLSVPAIEDGVRRHTSMQIVQRHSFGPSYAETLRRWRTGFLERWPEAAALGFNDNFRRMWEFYLAYSEAGFRSGYLDVWQFGFRKPHER; encoded by the coding sequence ATGATCACCACCACGCCGTCGGCCGTGACGCCGCTGTGGGACTCGGTGGCGGCTGCGCCGCACTCGCCGTCGCGCGCCCGCGCCGCGGAGGCGCTGTTCCGCCGGGCCGCCTCCCGGCTGCCGGTCCGGGTGGTGTTCGCCGACGGCACCCGGCTCGGCGCCGGGGACTCCGGCTCGCCGCTGATGCGGGTGCTCGACGCCCGGTCGTTCTTCCACCGGCTCGGCGCGCACGCCAACGTCGGCTTCGGCGAGTCCTACATGGCCGGGGAGTGGAGCAGTTCCGAACCCGCCGACCTGCTGACGCCGTTCGCGCAGCGGCTGCCCGCGCTCGTGCCGCGCCCGCTGCAGGCCCTGCGCCGGTGGGTCCAGGCGCGGCGGCCGGAGCTCGAACGCAACACGCGCGCCGGTGCGCGCCGCAACATCCGGCAGCACTACGATCTGTCCAACGACTTCTTCGCGCTGTTCCTGGACGAGACGATGACCTACTCGTCGGCGCTGTTCCGCCCGGACACCACCGACCTCGCCGACGCGCAGCGGCACAAGATCGACCGGGCGCTGGACGTGGCCGGGGTGCACGCCGGGACCCGGCTGCTGGAGATCGGCACCGGCTGGGGGTCGCTGGCGCTGCGCGCGGCCGAGCGCGGTGCGCGCGTCACGTCGCTGACGCTGTCGGCCGAGCAGCGGAAGCTCGCGCGGCAGCGGATCGCCGCGGCGGGGCTCGCCGACCGCGTGGAGGTCCACCTGCGCGACTACCGCGAGGAGGACGGCCGCTACGACGCGGTGGTCAGCGTGGAGATGGTCGAGGCCGTCGGCTCCGAGTACTGGCCGCGGTACTTCCGCGCCATCGACGAACTGCTGGTACCCGGCGGGCGGGCGTCGTTGCAGGCGATCACCATGCCGCACGACCGGATGCTGGCGACGCGCCGCTCGCACAACTGGATCCACAAGTACATATTCCCCGGTGGGGAGCTGCTGTCGGTTCCGGCGATCGAGGACGGCGTCCGGCGGCACACCTCGATGCAGATCGTGCAGCGGCACTCCTTCGGACCCAGCTACGCCGAGACGCTGCGCCGCTGGCGCACGGGGTTCCTGGAGCGCTGGCCGGAGGCCGCGGCCCTCGGTTTCAACGACAACTTCCGGCGGATGTGGGAGTTCTACCTCGCCTACAGCGAGGCCGGATTCCGCTCGGGATACCTCGACGTGTGGCAGTTCGGCTTCCGCAAGCCGCACGAGCGGTGA
- the tsaE gene encoding tRNA (adenosine(37)-N6)-threonylcarbamoyltransferase complex ATPase subunit type 1 TsaE — protein MPTAELATESATLDLGARLGAELRAGDLVLLDGPLGAGKTVLARGVAAGMGVTGQVTSPTFVIARVHHPAEGDGPALVHVDAYRLGGLDEIDDLDLDTDLTDAAVVVEWGEGVAEHLSEDYLVLRIHRREDDVREITFEPHGERWVRWLADHPGFV, from the coding sequence TTGCCGACCGCGGAGCTGGCGACGGAGTCCGCCACGCTGGATCTGGGCGCCAGGTTGGGCGCCGAGCTCAGGGCGGGTGACCTGGTGCTGCTGGACGGGCCGCTGGGCGCGGGCAAGACGGTTCTCGCGCGCGGGGTCGCGGCGGGCATGGGCGTGACCGGGCAGGTCACCTCGCCGACGTTCGTGATCGCCAGGGTGCACCACCCGGCGGAGGGCGACGGACCCGCGCTGGTGCACGTCGATGCCTACCGCCTGGGCGGGCTGGACGAGATCGACGACCTCGACCTGGACACCGACCTCACCGACGCCGCCGTCGTGGTGGAGTGGGGCGAGGGCGTGGCCGAACACCTGTCGGAGGACTACCTCGTGCTGCGCATCCACCGCCGCGAAGACGACGTCCGCGAGATCACCTTCGAGCCGCACGGCGAGCGCTGGGTGCGGTGGCTGGCCGATCACCCGGGCTTCGTGTGA
- a CDS encoding DUF6986 family protein: MARTSLETAEVGRRLDRLSAVDDHIARTYPGAREARQPVHTCYVPAGKVDAQTVRQWGSEALAVLDEHAGSPGALAAVLGIDGDTAAAVHPRVRAKLQQAPVEDLRIDFEDGYGRPGDEAEDADAVRTAGIVADWLRDGVEPANYGLRVKSFDTAELRARSVRTLDVFLTALLEQWGSLPEGFVLTFPKVVDVRQVEVFVELLELLEQQLGLRERSLRFEIQVETTQSIVDSGGRFALPRFVAAGAGRVTGLHFGTYDYTASCGLTAAHQHLAHRACDFARHAMQVAAAGTGIFLSDGSTNVLPVGDQVEHGWRTHYQLVRRSLEHGFYQSWDLHPAQLVTRYAAVFAAFRESAPAEAARLSAYVSASGGAVLDEPATARALAASFVRALDNGGTDAEEVQRMTGLSEAEVRKLGRL; the protein is encoded by the coding sequence GTGGCCAGAACCTCGTTGGAAACCGCGGAAGTCGGCCGTCGCCTCGACCGGCTGTCCGCTGTGGACGACCACATCGCCCGCACCTACCCGGGGGCGCGCGAAGCGCGCCAGCCCGTGCACACCTGCTACGTGCCTGCGGGCAAGGTCGACGCCCAGACCGTGCGGCAGTGGGGGTCGGAGGCTCTGGCGGTGCTCGACGAGCACGCGGGCAGCCCCGGCGCGCTCGCCGCGGTCCTCGGCATCGACGGCGACACCGCCGCCGCGGTGCACCCGCGGGTGCGCGCCAAGCTCCAGCAGGCCCCGGTCGAGGACCTGCGGATCGACTTCGAGGACGGCTACGGCCGTCCCGGGGACGAGGCCGAGGACGCCGACGCCGTCCGCACCGCCGGGATCGTCGCGGACTGGCTGCGCGACGGGGTGGAGCCGGCCAACTACGGGCTGCGGGTGAAGTCCTTCGACACCGCCGAGCTGCGGGCCAGGTCGGTGCGGACCCTCGACGTCTTCCTCACCGCGCTGCTGGAGCAGTGGGGGAGCCTGCCGGAGGGCTTCGTGCTCACCTTCCCCAAGGTCGTCGACGTGCGCCAGGTCGAGGTGTTCGTCGAGCTGCTGGAGCTGCTCGAGCAGCAGCTCGGCCTGCGGGAGCGGTCGCTGCGCTTCGAGATCCAGGTCGAGACCACCCAGTCCATCGTGGACTCCGGCGGGCGCTTCGCGCTGCCGCGCTTCGTCGCGGCGGGTGCCGGCCGGGTCACCGGGCTGCACTTCGGCACCTACGACTACACCGCGAGCTGCGGTCTGACCGCCGCCCACCAGCACCTCGCGCACCGGGCGTGCGACTTCGCCCGGCACGCGATGCAGGTGGCGGCCGCCGGTACCGGGATCTTCCTGTCCGACGGCTCGACGAACGTGCTGCCGGTCGGCGACCAGGTCGAGCACGGCTGGCGCACCCACTACCAGCTCGTCCGGCGCTCGCTGGAGCACGGCTTCTACCAGAGCTGGGACCTGCACCCGGCGCAGCTGGTGACCCGCTACGCGGCGGTGTTCGCCGCGTTCCGCGAGTCCGCTCCGGCCGAGGCCGCGCGGCTCTCGGCGTACGTGTCGGCCAGCGGCGGTGCCGTGCTGGACGAACCGGCGACGGCGCGCGCGCTGGCCGCGTCGTTCGTGCGCGCGCTCGACAACGGCGGCACCGACGCCGAAGAGGTGCAGCGGATGACCGGCCTCTCCGAGGCCGAGGTCCGCAAGCTCGGCAGGCTGTAG
- a CDS encoding STAS domain-containing protein: protein MLANTPGTPQSETTRAPTGGVSGPTAGLPLRLRLDFTDPELAVLSASGELDALTTPALADLLWPRLMSKLSAIVVDLSGLRFLGVAGLELLVAANRYAQHRGIAFGVVNNTRTVDRALAAGGLDRTLVCYDSASEARAAVLTDGSGTSEAFVPQSRRAPVD, encoded by the coding sequence GTGCTTGCCAACACGCCCGGCACGCCCCAGTCGGAGACGACGCGTGCGCCTACCGGCGGTGTGAGCGGCCCGACCGCAGGCCTGCCCCTGCGGCTGCGCCTGGACTTCACCGACCCTGAACTGGCCGTGCTCAGCGCTTCCGGCGAACTGGACGCGCTCACCACCCCCGCCCTGGCCGACCTGCTGTGGCCACGCCTGATGAGCAAGCTCTCGGCGATCGTGGTCGACCTCAGCGGGCTCAGGTTCCTCGGCGTCGCCGGTCTTGAGCTGCTCGTCGCGGCCAACCGCTACGCCCAGCACCGGGGCATCGCCTTCGGTGTGGTCAACAACACCCGCACCGTGGACAGGGCGCTGGCCGCCGGCGGCCTGGACCGGACGCTGGTCTGCTACGACAGCGCGTCCGAGGCCCGTGCGGCCGTCCTGACCGACGGATCCGGCACCTCCGAAGCGTTCGTGCCGCAGAGCCGTCGCGCTCCCGTGGACTGA
- a CDS encoding GAF and ANTAR domain-containing protein, with the protein MNNGSHEGLAVALARMARDLLAQNTVQSTLDRIASFAVELVDGCEHAGILLVHPGREIQTAAATSDLVRESDRLQGELGEGPCLDAARNREEVYRIADMTREEYRWTRYVPHARRMGIGSMMGFLLYTDEDELGALDLYSSRPSAFTEHSELVGWLLASHAAVAFSSARTAAQLHAAIATRQDIGEALGIIMERYKITGDEAFKVLKHSSQEHNVKLRDIARRITETGSIPGAR; encoded by the coding sequence ATGAACAACGGTTCGCACGAGGGGCTGGCCGTGGCGCTGGCGAGGATGGCACGTGACCTGCTCGCCCAGAACACCGTGCAGAGCACCCTGGACCGCATCGCCTCCTTCGCGGTCGAGCTGGTCGACGGGTGCGAGCACGCCGGGATCCTGCTGGTTCACCCGGGTCGCGAGATCCAGACCGCGGCCGCCACCAGCGACCTGGTGCGCGAGTCCGACCGGCTGCAGGGCGAGCTCGGTGAAGGGCCCTGCCTGGACGCCGCCAGGAACCGGGAGGAGGTCTACCGGATCGCCGACATGACCCGCGAGGAGTACCGGTGGACGCGCTACGTCCCGCACGCCCGCCGGATGGGCATCGGCAGCATGATGGGCTTCCTGCTCTACACCGACGAGGACGAGCTCGGTGCGCTGGACCTCTACTCCTCCCGTCCCAGCGCGTTCACCGAGCACTCCGAGCTGGTCGGCTGGCTGCTCGCCTCGCACGCCGCCGTGGCGTTCTCCAGCGCCCGCACCGCCGCGCAGCTGCACGCGGCCATCGCGACCCGCCAGGACATCGGCGAAGCGCTCGGCATCATCATGGAGCGCTACAAGATCACCGGGGACGAGGCGTTCAAGGTGCTCAAGCACAGCTCGCAGGAGCACAACGTCAAGCTGCGCGACATCGCCCGCCGGATCACCGAAACCGGCTCGATCCCGGGCGCCCGTTAG
- a CDS encoding DedA family protein, whose product MIELLSAVPAQLLLAVVAVELMAESGLLVGVFLPGSPLVLALGFLAGQGVVEVWAAIPTVAAASALGGQHGFLRGRRRGGPLEQRVTARLGERRARRLDAALEGRAEVAVAVAQCFGVVRTLVPRLAARSGLSHARFTACNVPMAVVWASALVLLGAWSGAAYERVESVVGLMGLPLVAAAAAIVLVVQLIRRRRAARAASDSPGVTPAGANGRPGSSRFR is encoded by the coding sequence GTGATCGAACTGCTGTCCGCGGTACCGGCGCAGTTGCTGCTCGCGGTGGTCGCGGTGGAGCTGATGGCCGAGTCCGGGCTGCTGGTCGGGGTCTTCCTGCCCGGCTCGCCGCTGGTGCTCGCGCTCGGGTTCCTGGCCGGGCAGGGCGTCGTGGAGGTGTGGGCGGCGATCCCGACCGTCGCCGCGGCGTCCGCGCTGGGCGGTCAGCACGGCTTCCTGCGCGGACGCCGCCGCGGCGGACCGCTGGAGCAGCGCGTGACCGCGCGGTTGGGGGAAAGGCGCGCACGGCGTCTTGATGCGGCGCTGGAGGGCAGGGCCGAGGTCGCGGTCGCGGTGGCGCAGTGCTTCGGCGTGGTGCGGACGCTGGTGCCGAGGCTGGCGGCCCGCTCCGGCCTGTCGCACGCCCGCTTCACCGCGTGCAACGTGCCGATGGCGGTGGTGTGGGCGAGCGCGCTTGTGTTGCTCGGCGCCTGGTCCGGAGCGGCCTACGAGCGTGTCGAGTCGGTGGTGGGCCTCATGGGGTTGCCGCTGGTTGCGGCGGCCGCGGCGATCGTGCTGGTGGTCCAGTTGATCCGGCGGCGCCGGGCGGCTCGAGCCGCGTCCGACTCGCCCGGCGTGACGCCCGCCGGCGCTAACGGGCGCCCGGGATCGAGCCGGTTTCGGTGA
- a CDS encoding IclR family transcriptional regulator — MTTGQRRANQGGGVQSVERTFDLLELMADAGGEVALSDLAESSGLPLPTIHRIMRTLVSAGYARQQPSRRYALGPRLIRLGETASRALGAWARPYLAELTEATGETSNMAVLDGEQIVYVAQVPSQHSMRMFTEVGRRVDAHATAVGKAVMAGMPAEAVTQMLTRAGMRPQTERTITTIDDMHAELERIRKDGYALDDGEQEVGVRCYAVAVPGAPAGAGISISGPEGRMTRISTDEVIPLMQRLARELSNELSVSA, encoded by the coding sequence ATGACGACCGGGCAGCGCCGTGCCAACCAGGGCGGAGGTGTGCAGTCCGTCGAGCGCACCTTCGACCTGCTGGAACTGATGGCCGACGCGGGCGGCGAGGTGGCGCTCTCCGACCTCGCGGAGTCCTCCGGGCTGCCGCTGCCGACCATCCACCGCATCATGCGGACGCTGGTCAGCGCCGGGTACGCCCGCCAGCAGCCGTCGCGCCGCTACGCGCTGGGCCCGCGGCTGATCCGGCTCGGCGAGACCGCCAGCCGCGCGCTGGGCGCGTGGGCGCGGCCGTACCTGGCCGAGCTGACCGAGGCCACCGGTGAGACCTCGAACATGGCGGTGCTCGACGGCGAACAGATCGTCTACGTCGCGCAGGTGCCCTCGCAGCACTCGATGCGGATGTTCACCGAGGTCGGGCGCCGGGTCGACGCGCACGCGACCGCCGTGGGCAAGGCCGTCATGGCGGGCATGCCCGCCGAGGCGGTCACGCAGATGCTGACCAGGGCGGGCATGCGGCCGCAGACCGAGCGCACCATCACCACCATCGATGACATGCACGCGGAGCTGGAGCGCATCCGCAAGGACGGCTACGCCCTGGACGACGGCGAGCAGGAGGTCGGCGTGCGCTGCTACGCCGTGGCCGTGCCCGGAGCGCCGGCCGGGGCCGGCATCTCCATCAGCGGCCCCGAGGGCCGGATGACGCGCATCTCCACCGACGAGGTCATCCCGCTCATGCAGCGGCTGGCCCGCGAGCTGTCGAACGAGCTGAGCGTCTCGGCCTGA